In Lotus japonicus ecotype B-129 chromosome 5, LjGifu_v1.2, one genomic interval encodes:
- the LOC130716716 gene encoding serine/threonine-protein kinase CTR1-like isoform X3, whose amino-acid sequence MEMPARRTNYSLLSQVPDDQFTAAPSSSGDGKPTRTARSDWELVADHRAAQQANNRIGSLFSSSGLQRQSSGSSFGESSLSGGGEFYAPTLAASEVDGAFGYFHEEGRNRLVEAPGRASGSSGKSWAQQTEESYQLQLALALRLSSDATCADDPNFLDQAPDESSMRLPLSPEAVSHRFWVNGCLSYSDKIPDGFYLIHGMDSYVWTVCTDLQENGRIPSVDTLKSVDPCIDSSLEVVLVDRRSDPTLRELQNTVHSISSSSLTTAEVVDHLSKLVCNRMGGSTSVGEDDLVSIWRDCSNDLKDCLGSVVVPIGSLSVGLCRHRAILFKVLADAIGLPCRITRGCKYCKRVDASSCLVRFGLERECLVDFIGKPGYLCEPDSLLNGPSSISFSSPLRFPRHNPTEPTIDFRSLAKQYFLDCLSIELVFDSNSAGTHDQGLETYVSCNPPQNILDSTTVGKYPPPLKQKRPVGMQTSLALTNANDDMIEGRRFVEGSLLRPSKPTREISLDMDDLDIPWCDLVLKEKIGSGSFGTVHRAEWNGSDVAVKILMEQDFHAERFKEFLREVAIMKHLRHPNIVLLMGAVTQPPNLSIVTEYLSRGSLYRLLHRPGAREVLDERRRIAMAYDVAKGMNYLHKRNPPIVHRDLKSPNLLVDKKYTVKVCDFGLSRLKANTFLSSKSAAGTVSLN is encoded by the exons ATGGAAATGCCTGCTAGAAGGACCAATTACTCTCTCCTCAGCCAAGTTCCCGACGACCAGTTCACCGCCGCGCCGTCTTCCTCCGGCGACGGAAAACCCACCCGAACTGCCAGGTCCGATTGGGAGCTCGTCGCCGATCACAGGGCGGCTCAGCAGGCGAACAATCGGATCGGGAGCTTATTCTCTTCGAGCGGCTTGCAGAGGCAGTCTAGTGGGAGCAGCTTCGGTGAGAGCTCGCTTTCAGGCGGAGGAGAGTTCTACGCTCCGACGCTGGCGGCGAGTGAGGTGGATGGTGCGTTTGGGTATTTTCATGAGGAGGGGAGGAATAGGTTGGTGGAGGCTCCGGGGAGGGCTAGTGGGTCTTCTGGGAAGAGCTGGGCGCAGCAGACGGAGGAGAGTTACCAGCTGCAGCTTGCTCTTGCGTTGCGGTTATCGTCGGATGCTACGTGTGCTGATGACCCGAATTTCCTGGATCAGGCTCCTGATGAATCGTCCATGAGGCTCCCTTTGTCGCCCGAGGCGGTTTCGCATAGATTCTGG GTGAATGGCTGCCTATCATACTCCGACAAAATTCCTGATGGGTTTTACCTGATTCATGGGATGGATTCCTATGTCTGGACTGTGTGCACTGATCTGCAGGAAAATGGCCGAATCCCTTCAGTTGATACGCTTAAATCTGTAGATCCCTGCATCGATTCTTCACTTGAAGTAGTTTTGGTGGATCGACGCAGTGACCCCACCTTAAGAGAACTGCAAAACACAGTTCATAGCATTTCTTCTAGCAGCTTAACAACAGCAGAGGTTGTAGATCACCTCTCCAAACTGGTTTGCAATCGTATGGG GGGTTCTACTTCTGTTGGGGAAGATGACTTGGTTTCTATATGGAGGGATTGCAGTAACGATCTGAAAGATTGTTTAGGATCTGTTGTTGTTCCCATAGGTAGTCTATCTGTTGGCCTGTGCAGGCATCGTGCTATATTATTCAAA GTACTAGCTGATGCCATTGGTTTACCTTGTCGGATCACTAGGGGCTGTAAATATTGCAAAAGGGTTGATGCTTCATCTTGTCTTGTTCGATTTGGCCTTGAGAG GGAATGTCTCGTTGATTTTATTGGGAAGCCAGGATACTTATGCGAGCCTGATTCCTTGCTCAATGGTCcatcttccatctcattttcttCCCCCCTGCGCTTTCCAAGACATAATCCAACTGAACCTACCATTGATTTCAGGTCACTGGCCAAACAATATTTCTTGGACTGTCTGTCCATTGAGCTTGTCTTTGACAGCAATTCTGCGG GCACACATGATCAAGGTCTTGAGACATATGTATCATGCAATCCTCCTCAGAACATTTTAGACTCAACAACAGTGGGCAAGTATCCACCGCCTTTAAAGCAGAAGCGTCCTGTTGGTATGCAAACCTCACTAGCACTAACTAATGCCAATGATGACATGATTGAGGGTAGGAGGTTTGTTGAAGGAAGTCTACTGAGACCTAGCAAACCTACTCGAGAAATTTCCCTTGACATGGATGATTTGGACATACCGTGGTGTGATCTTGTGTTAAAAGAGAAAATAGGATCAG GTTCTTTTGGAACTGTACACCGTGCTGAGTGGAATGGCTCG GATGTCGCCGTGAAAATTCTGATGGAACAAGATTTTCATGCTGAACGCTTCAAAGAATTCTTGAGGGAG GTTGCAATAATGAAACATTTGAGACATCCAAACATCGTTTTATTAATGGGAGCAGTCACTCAACCTCCTAACTTATCAATTGTCACTGAATATTTATCAAG GGGTAGCTTATATAGGCTGTTGCATCGACCTGGTGCCAGAGAGGTGTTGGATGAGAGGCGTAGGATTGCAATGGCTTATGATGTG GCAAAGGGGATGAATTATCTTCATAAACGTAATCCTCCCATTGTTCATAGAGATCTTAAATCTCCAAACCTTCTAGTTGACAAGAAATATACAGTGAAG GTTTGTGATTTTGGGCTTTCCCGCTTAAAGGCCAATACATTTCTCTCCTCCAAGTCAGCTGCTGGGACTGTAAGTCTAAATTAG
- the LOC130716716 gene encoding serine/threonine-protein kinase CTR1-like isoform X2: MEMPARRTNYSLLSQVPDDQFTAAPSSSGDGKPTRTARSDWELVADHRAAQQANNRIGSLFSSSGLQRQSSGSSFGESSLSGGGEFYAPTLAASEVDGAFGYFHEEGRNRLVEAPGRASGSSGKSWAQQTEESYQLQLALALRLSSDATCADDPNFLDQAPDESSMRLPLSPEAVSHRFWVNGCLSYSDKIPDGFYLIHGMDSYVWTVCTDLQENGRIPSVDTLKSVDPCIDSSLEVVLVDRRSDPTLRELQNTVHSISSSSLTTAEVVDHLSKLVCNRMGGSTSVGEDDLVSIWRDCSNDLKDCLGSVVVPIGSLSVGLCRHRAILFKVLADAIGLPCRITRGCKYCKRVDASSCLVRFGLERECLVDFIGKPGYLCEPDSLLNGPSSISFSSPLRFPRHNPTEPTIDFRSLAKQYFLDCLSIELVFDSNSAGTHDQGLETYVSCNPPQNILDSTTVGKYPPPLKQKRPVGMQTSLALTNANDDMIEGRRFVEGSLLRPSKPTREISLDMDDLDIPWCDLVLKEKIGSGSFGTVHRAEWNGSDVAVKILMEQDFHAERFKEFLREVAIMKHLRHPNIVLLMGAVTQPPNLSIVTEYLSRGSLYRLLHRPGAREVLDERRRIAMAYDVAKGMNYLHKRNPPIVHRDLKSPNLLVDKKYTVKVCDFGLSRLKANTFLSSKSAAGTLWYNLVGACNVATAMGQFESSTGRGSCWL, from the exons ATGGAAATGCCTGCTAGAAGGACCAATTACTCTCTCCTCAGCCAAGTTCCCGACGACCAGTTCACCGCCGCGCCGTCTTCCTCCGGCGACGGAAAACCCACCCGAACTGCCAGGTCCGATTGGGAGCTCGTCGCCGATCACAGGGCGGCTCAGCAGGCGAACAATCGGATCGGGAGCTTATTCTCTTCGAGCGGCTTGCAGAGGCAGTCTAGTGGGAGCAGCTTCGGTGAGAGCTCGCTTTCAGGCGGAGGAGAGTTCTACGCTCCGACGCTGGCGGCGAGTGAGGTGGATGGTGCGTTTGGGTATTTTCATGAGGAGGGGAGGAATAGGTTGGTGGAGGCTCCGGGGAGGGCTAGTGGGTCTTCTGGGAAGAGCTGGGCGCAGCAGACGGAGGAGAGTTACCAGCTGCAGCTTGCTCTTGCGTTGCGGTTATCGTCGGATGCTACGTGTGCTGATGACCCGAATTTCCTGGATCAGGCTCCTGATGAATCGTCCATGAGGCTCCCTTTGTCGCCCGAGGCGGTTTCGCATAGATTCTGG GTGAATGGCTGCCTATCATACTCCGACAAAATTCCTGATGGGTTTTACCTGATTCATGGGATGGATTCCTATGTCTGGACTGTGTGCACTGATCTGCAGGAAAATGGCCGAATCCCTTCAGTTGATACGCTTAAATCTGTAGATCCCTGCATCGATTCTTCACTTGAAGTAGTTTTGGTGGATCGACGCAGTGACCCCACCTTAAGAGAACTGCAAAACACAGTTCATAGCATTTCTTCTAGCAGCTTAACAACAGCAGAGGTTGTAGATCACCTCTCCAAACTGGTTTGCAATCGTATGGG GGGTTCTACTTCTGTTGGGGAAGATGACTTGGTTTCTATATGGAGGGATTGCAGTAACGATCTGAAAGATTGTTTAGGATCTGTTGTTGTTCCCATAGGTAGTCTATCTGTTGGCCTGTGCAGGCATCGTGCTATATTATTCAAA GTACTAGCTGATGCCATTGGTTTACCTTGTCGGATCACTAGGGGCTGTAAATATTGCAAAAGGGTTGATGCTTCATCTTGTCTTGTTCGATTTGGCCTTGAGAG GGAATGTCTCGTTGATTTTATTGGGAAGCCAGGATACTTATGCGAGCCTGATTCCTTGCTCAATGGTCcatcttccatctcattttcttCCCCCCTGCGCTTTCCAAGACATAATCCAACTGAACCTACCATTGATTTCAGGTCACTGGCCAAACAATATTTCTTGGACTGTCTGTCCATTGAGCTTGTCTTTGACAGCAATTCTGCGG GCACACATGATCAAGGTCTTGAGACATATGTATCATGCAATCCTCCTCAGAACATTTTAGACTCAACAACAGTGGGCAAGTATCCACCGCCTTTAAAGCAGAAGCGTCCTGTTGGTATGCAAACCTCACTAGCACTAACTAATGCCAATGATGACATGATTGAGGGTAGGAGGTTTGTTGAAGGAAGTCTACTGAGACCTAGCAAACCTACTCGAGAAATTTCCCTTGACATGGATGATTTGGACATACCGTGGTGTGATCTTGTGTTAAAAGAGAAAATAGGATCAG GTTCTTTTGGAACTGTACACCGTGCTGAGTGGAATGGCTCG GATGTCGCCGTGAAAATTCTGATGGAACAAGATTTTCATGCTGAACGCTTCAAAGAATTCTTGAGGGAG GTTGCAATAATGAAACATTTGAGACATCCAAACATCGTTTTATTAATGGGAGCAGTCACTCAACCTCCTAACTTATCAATTGTCACTGAATATTTATCAAG GGGTAGCTTATATAGGCTGTTGCATCGACCTGGTGCCAGAGAGGTGTTGGATGAGAGGCGTAGGATTGCAATGGCTTATGATGTG GCAAAGGGGATGAATTATCTTCATAAACGTAATCCTCCCATTGTTCATAGAGATCTTAAATCTCCAAACCTTCTAGTTGACAAGAAATATACAGTGAAG GTTTGTGATTTTGGGCTTTCCCGCTTAAAGGCCAATACATTTCTCTCCTCCAAGTCAGCTGCTGGGACT CTTTGGTATAATCTTGTGGGAGCTTGCAACGTTGCAACAGCCATGGGGCAATTTGAATCCAGCACAG GTCGTGGCAGCTGTTGGCTTTAA
- the LOC130716716 gene encoding serine/threonine-protein kinase CTR1-like isoform X1, with protein MEMPARRTNYSLLSQVPDDQFTAAPSSSGDGKPTRTARSDWELVADHRAAQQANNRIGSLFSSSGLQRQSSGSSFGESSLSGGGEFYAPTLAASEVDGAFGYFHEEGRNRLVEAPGRASGSSGKSWAQQTEESYQLQLALALRLSSDATCADDPNFLDQAPDESSMRLPLSPEAVSHRFWVNGCLSYSDKIPDGFYLIHGMDSYVWTVCTDLQENGRIPSVDTLKSVDPCIDSSLEVVLVDRRSDPTLRELQNTVHSISSSSLTTAEVVDHLSKLVCNRMGGSTSVGEDDLVSIWRDCSNDLKDCLGSVVVPIGSLSVGLCRHRAILFKVLADAIGLPCRITRGCKYCKRVDASSCLVRFGLERECLVDFIGKPGYLCEPDSLLNGPSSISFSSPLRFPRHNPTEPTIDFRSLAKQYFLDCLSIELVFDSNSAGTHDQGLETYVSCNPPQNILDSTTVGKYPPPLKQKRPVGMQTSLALTNANDDMIEGRRFVEGSLLRPSKPTREISLDMDDLDIPWCDLVLKEKIGSGSFGTVHRAEWNGSDVAVKILMEQDFHAERFKEFLREVAIMKHLRHPNIVLLMGAVTQPPNLSIVTEYLSRGSLYRLLHRPGAREVLDERRRIAMAYDVAKGMNYLHKRNPPIVHRDLKSPNLLVDKKYTVKVCDFGLSRLKANTFLSSKSAAGTPEWMAPEVLRDEPSNEKSDVYSFGIILWELATLQQPWGNLNPAQVVAAVGFKGKRLEIPRDVNPQLAAMIEACWANEPWKRPSFSSIMDSLRTMLKPPTPQPGRPNMPLLT; from the exons ATGGAAATGCCTGCTAGAAGGACCAATTACTCTCTCCTCAGCCAAGTTCCCGACGACCAGTTCACCGCCGCGCCGTCTTCCTCCGGCGACGGAAAACCCACCCGAACTGCCAGGTCCGATTGGGAGCTCGTCGCCGATCACAGGGCGGCTCAGCAGGCGAACAATCGGATCGGGAGCTTATTCTCTTCGAGCGGCTTGCAGAGGCAGTCTAGTGGGAGCAGCTTCGGTGAGAGCTCGCTTTCAGGCGGAGGAGAGTTCTACGCTCCGACGCTGGCGGCGAGTGAGGTGGATGGTGCGTTTGGGTATTTTCATGAGGAGGGGAGGAATAGGTTGGTGGAGGCTCCGGGGAGGGCTAGTGGGTCTTCTGGGAAGAGCTGGGCGCAGCAGACGGAGGAGAGTTACCAGCTGCAGCTTGCTCTTGCGTTGCGGTTATCGTCGGATGCTACGTGTGCTGATGACCCGAATTTCCTGGATCAGGCTCCTGATGAATCGTCCATGAGGCTCCCTTTGTCGCCCGAGGCGGTTTCGCATAGATTCTGG GTGAATGGCTGCCTATCATACTCCGACAAAATTCCTGATGGGTTTTACCTGATTCATGGGATGGATTCCTATGTCTGGACTGTGTGCACTGATCTGCAGGAAAATGGCCGAATCCCTTCAGTTGATACGCTTAAATCTGTAGATCCCTGCATCGATTCTTCACTTGAAGTAGTTTTGGTGGATCGACGCAGTGACCCCACCTTAAGAGAACTGCAAAACACAGTTCATAGCATTTCTTCTAGCAGCTTAACAACAGCAGAGGTTGTAGATCACCTCTCCAAACTGGTTTGCAATCGTATGGG GGGTTCTACTTCTGTTGGGGAAGATGACTTGGTTTCTATATGGAGGGATTGCAGTAACGATCTGAAAGATTGTTTAGGATCTGTTGTTGTTCCCATAGGTAGTCTATCTGTTGGCCTGTGCAGGCATCGTGCTATATTATTCAAA GTACTAGCTGATGCCATTGGTTTACCTTGTCGGATCACTAGGGGCTGTAAATATTGCAAAAGGGTTGATGCTTCATCTTGTCTTGTTCGATTTGGCCTTGAGAG GGAATGTCTCGTTGATTTTATTGGGAAGCCAGGATACTTATGCGAGCCTGATTCCTTGCTCAATGGTCcatcttccatctcattttcttCCCCCCTGCGCTTTCCAAGACATAATCCAACTGAACCTACCATTGATTTCAGGTCACTGGCCAAACAATATTTCTTGGACTGTCTGTCCATTGAGCTTGTCTTTGACAGCAATTCTGCGG GCACACATGATCAAGGTCTTGAGACATATGTATCATGCAATCCTCCTCAGAACATTTTAGACTCAACAACAGTGGGCAAGTATCCACCGCCTTTAAAGCAGAAGCGTCCTGTTGGTATGCAAACCTCACTAGCACTAACTAATGCCAATGATGACATGATTGAGGGTAGGAGGTTTGTTGAAGGAAGTCTACTGAGACCTAGCAAACCTACTCGAGAAATTTCCCTTGACATGGATGATTTGGACATACCGTGGTGTGATCTTGTGTTAAAAGAGAAAATAGGATCAG GTTCTTTTGGAACTGTACACCGTGCTGAGTGGAATGGCTCG GATGTCGCCGTGAAAATTCTGATGGAACAAGATTTTCATGCTGAACGCTTCAAAGAATTCTTGAGGGAG GTTGCAATAATGAAACATTTGAGACATCCAAACATCGTTTTATTAATGGGAGCAGTCACTCAACCTCCTAACTTATCAATTGTCACTGAATATTTATCAAG GGGTAGCTTATATAGGCTGTTGCATCGACCTGGTGCCAGAGAGGTGTTGGATGAGAGGCGTAGGATTGCAATGGCTTATGATGTG GCAAAGGGGATGAATTATCTTCATAAACGTAATCCTCCCATTGTTCATAGAGATCTTAAATCTCCAAACCTTCTAGTTGACAAGAAATATACAGTGAAG GTTTGTGATTTTGGGCTTTCCCGCTTAAAGGCCAATACATTTCTCTCCTCCAAGTCAGCTGCTGGGACT CCTGAGTGGATGGCTCCAGAAGTTCTTCGTGATGAGCCATCGAATGAGAAGTCTGATGTTTACAGCTTTGGTATAATCTTGTGGGAGCTTGCAACGTTGCAACAGCCATGGGGCAATTTGAATCCAGCACAG GTCGTGGCAGCTGTTGGCTTTAAGGGAAAAAGGCTTGAGATCCCACGTGATGTGAATCCCCAATTAGCTGCAATGATTGAGGCTTGTTGGGCCAA TGAGCCCTGGAAACGGCCTTCTTTCTCCAGTATTATGGATTCTTTGAGGACAATGCTTAAACCCCCTACTCCTCAACCTGGTCGTCCAAACATGCCATTACTCACCTGA